Genomic window (Desulforapulum autotrophicum HRM2):
CCTATCCCTTAAAAGTGTCAATAATGCAAGCCTGACCCGCCTGGATAAATTTCTCATTGGCCGAAAAGATGACCAAGCCCTGATTTTCATATTCCTTTAAAAAGGGGGCATGCCGGTTATTCCGGGTGGTCAAACGCGGCCACCCAGATGGCCATTATTTTGTCATTGAACAGATAAAAATATTTCATCAATGATCGATACGCCGGCCGTTTGCACACTGAAAGGCAAATTCCGGCGGCATCCCGGGGGGGATATCCATAAACCCCGCAGGAAATGGCAGGAAAGGCAATTGATTGACACCCGTGGGACAGCGCCAGATCCAGGCTATTCTGATATGCAGAAGAGAGAAGCTTTTCAGGGTCTTTGTCAATTCCATACCTGGGTCCCACAGTATGGATGACATAT
Coding sequences:
- a CDS encoding O-acetyl-ADP-ribose deacetylase, whose protein sequence is MDNIKIVQGDITLAAVDAIVNAANCGMLGGGGVDGAIHRAAGPKLLEACKKVPLENGIRCPTGEARITQAGNLKAKYVIHTVGPRYGIDKDPEKLLSSAYQNSLDLALSHGCQSIAFPAISCGVYGYPPRDAAGICLSVCKRPAYRSLMKYFYLFNDKIMAIWVAAFDHPE